Below is a genomic region from Thunnus albacares chromosome 4, fThuAlb1.1, whole genome shotgun sequence.
taattggcagattaattgataatgaagataattgttagttgcagccctgtgtGAGAGTAACTGTGAGTATGTTAGCTCACTTTTAAAAGGTAACATGTACTTTGTGCTCTCTTATGTATGTTGCCTACAGTAAGATGCAGAGAAATCCAAGAGTTGAAACTAACGCTGATAGTTGAGATGAGTACAATCACTGATGCACTGAAATAGTGCGGTATGTCATAAATTCTTGTTTCTCTGGTATGTGAGGGCGGTGTCGTGGACAGTTGAGGTTctgtttgagagcagctgttGCTGCTTCAGTGAGTGACACAAAGGATGAGTGTGAGGCAGCAGGacgacagtgtgtgtgtgtgtgtgtgtgtggggggggggggggggggggggggggggggggggtattgtCATCTGTAGCTTCAGTACCATGTCACAGTGAGACAAGCTTGTGTCACATGGGGCTTCTACTGGGGCAGTCtaaacttgttgtttttgttttaggcTCTAACTGTTATATTGCAAACACGTCTTGCCTGCCAAAagtcaaatatattaaaaacagcTGGCAGAGACATAATGTTGCTTTTACTAACTCagtaatttaaataatatttgcattcttcttcctccaACACTTGCTAAgtatgactgttgttgttgcaccGTTTCTAGTACGACAACAGTGAACTGCTGCCTGtcagtgttaaaatgtgttGCCTCTCACCAGTTTATGATgtgatcgtgtgtgtgtgtgtgtgtgtgtgtgtgtgtgtgtgtgtgtgtgtgtttaggagCTGCACACCATCTTCCCCTGGCTGGTGGAGTGTGTGTTCGGCAGTCTGGACGGCATCATCGCCGGTTGGAACCTGAGACTCCTGCATTCACGCAGCAACGAGTACAACATCGTTCTGGACTTTCTGAGCCCGAGGtactgtttcctgtctgtaacatcacagcagaaatatgttaatatgttcaCTGTTTGTATCGCAAAATGATCAACTGTTGTTTATCTCGTCAGCGGTCCGATGATGAAGCTCGTCTATAAACTTCAAGCAGAAGAATACAAATATGAAATACCTGTCAATTATCTCCCGGTAAGAAGATTTGTGTCTGTTGCATCACTTGTTTCTCTGTCGTTGTGtccacagagacacagaacGACTGCTGGATGATAGTGATCAATAAGGCAATATTATGTAATTCAGACGTGATGCtctgctgaatgaatgaagcagGAAAACTGATCAATGCAGAGCTGTGATTCTGATTCTTCTACTTATAATATGCAAAGTTTTAATTGTAGCTTAAATTGATTGCAGAAGAGAATTCAATACAATATACGATAATTATAGATACAATcttaataaaaatgcaaaagtttAATAAAGTTCAGTTTGGGgaattttgatatttaatacTTATATCTGCTGTTCATGTTTGTGCAtcaattttaacacattttcaaaataaaagagaaagtcAGAATGTTGAATTGTGTCGTTGCAAGTGAAaataaagcttttaatttgataaaTTCTACTctataaaaataatcttttgaGCATTTCTCATCAGAATAGTAAGTCATGTATGATGTAGCACATTAACAAAGAGGAAAGCTTTATGGTGATTGTTGCTGGTATGTGTTTTACAGTCATATCCACGTAAGTTTATTTCACTGACTTGTCATGCTGGTGTGTGTTGAAGGGTCCAGTGAAGGCCTGCATCCAGGAGGGAGTTCTCCCAGACTGTCCTCTCTTCCACAACAAGCTGCAGTTTCCTCTGTCTGGTCTGCTGATGCTCAACCTGGCGCTCAGTATCCTTCCTAACGACCTCTCATCAGTCTGGGTTTCCTTCATGCTGTCAGTGACGGATTATGAGAAGTTAAAAAAACTAACTGAACGTTAATAATAGATATAAATATGGAATAGATACTCAGCCCTAAATGATTTCTTTTTGTTCAAATTCATGTTAAAGTTCATTGATTTGTCTGAACTGACAGCTACAGTTGTTTATCATGTGACATTAGTGCACAGTAATGTTCACTATTAGACAGCATTAGAACAGAGGGGATCCATATAAGACAGTTCTGTTCTTCCTTAATGTTCTGCAGATCCGTTTGAATTCTTCATGTTCAACTTTGCGTACTGTCTCATCACACCAAAGGTGAGATTTCCACAAAACTATCAGTGATGTTCTTAGTTCAGTGCATACACAATAGACACAACACAGTGACGTAACCtgagtcctgacctcacaccccgcatgctgttattggctgtGGGGcgacacacccactgcccaaaggttgacgcccagaaacGTCCcgaacacaacaaaataatacatacattgttttttaggaaaatccttcACAATACGCCTTTAAAGCTGACTGACTATCATTAATAAACACCTTGATGTTAGACGTATACCAGCCGTATTAATCCTCACAGGTAGAACTAATCGgttctcttcctgttttcagaTCTACCCTCAAGGTCAGAATGGAAGCACCACAGACAGCGCCTACTTTGTGCTGGTGGACACTTACCTGAAATACTTCCTCCCCAGTGAAGGAAGCGTGCCTCCTTCTCCTTTCTCTGACTCCAGAGGCTCCGTCACCGCACCTTCACCCAGGTTAGTTCAGCAAGGAAGCTTTCAGAAAGAAGATGTTAATATTAGGATGCATTTAAACCTTCTGATGAGTGACACCTCAGTGCAGATTGAAGGACTTTAACTCTCTCTGTGCCTTAAATTCAACAGATCTTCCAGTGTCTCTTTCGCTGGTTATGGTGTTCACAGTCCCAGTCTGCTGAAGCATCACATATTTCATCAGCCTTCAGTTAACGCAGATCCTGCAGCCCAGGAGATCTGGAGGTCCGAAACACTCCTACAGGTGAGACACAAATCAAGAACTGGGCTCACTCTTTACTGTCATCTACAGAAGTTTAACAAGTTATTATTTATAAATGCTGTTACATGAGGACTTTGTGTCTTAATGCTaaagaggctgtgtgtgtgtgtgtgtgtgtgtgtgtgtgtgtgtgtgtgtgtgtgtgtgtgtgtgtgtgtgtttgtgtgtgtcctaaGATGTTTGTGGAGATCTGGCTCCATCACTACTCCTTGGAGATGTACCAGAAGCTGCAGTCTCCTCAGGTAAAGGTAAGACAGCAAAATATGTCCCCCACACATCTCTAtctccccccacacacacacactctcctgcaCTGCAGCGTTGCACGGCTGGCTGTTGACTGGCTGACCACAGACTCatcctccacccccccccccccccttcctcctcccctctgatGCTGTCATCAGCCCTGCAGTTATCAGTCATTGTATCAGCCGTCTCGAGGTTCTACTGTGAAACCATGTTctgtatgttgtgtatgttCTGTATGCTCTACGACAAACAAGGAGACATGAATGAACTGAGTGAAATGAAAGTTGCTTACAGTGTGAATGAATGTACAGCAGACATCTCTGTTCCCACTGCGGAAACAtaaacatgtctgtgtttgaagTATAGAGGGATGGGAGCTGTAGAGTAAAGCTACAGCGTTAAAGGGATTTGACTGGTGTTCCTGGTAGTAGTGGTTTTGCTTCCTTTCACCTTCTGTGCATGCTGCGTGCATGTTCACCTCATCAAGAGTCTGATGTGATGATTTATTCTCTGTGTGGTTGCATGTGAGACGCCAACATAaagtcacaacacacacacacacacacacacacacacacacacacacacacacacacacaacaacttTATCCCCCTAAAAATGTAGTCAGGGATCTCCAATCATCAGCTGTACTGGTTTTTTATTccaatctgtgtgtgttgtttactATTTATTATCAGTTCTGTTGCTACTTCAAGTTAAATATTCTCCATTTGAGTCAAACACAGGCTGTAAATAACATTATAGTTAAAATGTTCAGTAACTCAGTAAAGAATCACAGAGACTGAAACCTCAACAGCGTCTCTCATCAGGGCTTCATATTGTATCCAAAGCAGGTGCGACGTTTTCTAACTGTTTTTATGGAaaggaaatatattttattacacaaagaaaatgaactAAAGACACATGATTTGTGCTGGAAGTATAGAGCTCTCCATATATTGAATCTTGAGTTTATAATAATAGAATAGCAGCATCAGAAACTCATCTGAGACGTTTCTCAGTTGCAGTTCGTCACATTAACACttaacatgtcatttttaatcCCAGATTGTTTATTATTCAGTAGATTTGGTGGAAGTATCAaccgatactggatttttgggtCCGATACCAATATTAAGGAGTAAAAAATTCTGATATCGATATATCGGCTGATAATCTTAAATATGTACAGaatatttacataaacacacattttttgtagaTGTGCttatcaaacacttgtgacaaagcAGTGTAATGGAGACATGATATCTTAATAATAAACTTTGTTGTATAAAAAGACATCActgcactgaaacagtaaattTCACTGTGaatttaataatgataaataactataaattaaaaaacacagaacaaaacattgatgtatatattaaacttgaattaagaaaaagcatcaaatatacataaaatgctgcttatataattaaataaaagcagaTATGGGTGCATATTGGATACATATacactgatattgatatatctgtgatagaCTGATATCAGCTGATAATATCAGCTGACTGATATATCGTTCAGGCTCTAATCTAAAGCACAGTGAGACTTTATGctggtgtttttgtttaatctatgtgtatcatatactgtacatgtctgATATTATACTGTTCACTCTGACATCATGTGTATTGATTGCAGCATGTCAGCTGACACTCTGATGCAGCTCTCGCTTGTCTGCCTCATAAAACCGTTTCCTCAGTATTTATGCAGCAGTCTGTCACCTCCACATCTAAACTAATGagcagagctgcaaccattGATCGATCAGTTGACAAATATTGAATCaatctgtgacagtaaactgaacatctttgagttgtggacttTAGGAATCAGTGATCACTGTTTagagaccaaacaactaatcaattcattgataaaataatcaataatgaaaatacttcCTAGTTGCAGGCCTCATTTCAAGCACTGCTCCATAaagctgcagaggaaacagtgaaataatCTTTCTACTCGTCTTGTAACATGTTGACCAACGAACATCTTcaatgttttgctgtttttgtcacttttcttcttctaaagtCTCATTTCTTCTAAATGTTTTAACCACTGAGTCATTGTGTCGTGTTCATCCTGTTAAAGGGTCAACTTGACATGTGAGATTTTGGTTTGATTTCAGCttagactacacacacacacacacacacacacacacacacacacacacacacacacacacacacacacacacacagaggcttcAGATTAGAAATCAAACTGTCTCACTTCTGGATGTcatcaaaatgttaattaaactttattaaagCTTGTAATTAGTTTGTTTATCAGACacatatttcctgttttctgcCTCTGTTGGTACTAGAACTGTTTACCTGTATTTAGCATTTAGAAGCAgtaaacatgtaataaatggtttataacacactctAATGTAGATATTAACAGTAACATgggtgtttattaatgtacagtatttgtcagcagttataacttctcctatgaagacatatttaatattattagttattagtgtCAACAGcaggagttatagttgttgacaaatacattaataaacacttatatctgcttatgactatattatgttttatatatgtttattaaatgtttttatactgctcataaatgctaaatagggtAAACATGTTACCAAactaattaataaaacaatattgacAAATATTAAAGTTTTGGCGTCACGAAAACCAAAATCTCACAGTCTTGAGTTCACTCTGTTCAAATATCATGTTAAACATCAGGAATGGGAATTATTAAAGCTGATATgtcaaattatatttatatgttaatatatccATATGGATGTGTCACACTGGTTACTGGTTTATATTTGAGACCAGTAACTCTGACACACTGGACATAATCCACTCAGCTGTCCACtaatatatcacaatatactttaatcaataatgagcCAAACATGATGCTACATGTGCGCCACTAAAGCTAATAACTCTGACACTAATGAGGCTTTATTAAACCTTTTTATTCTTTGACATGTGTGAGATGATTCCCATCCCTACGGTCATGTCAGTCATGTGATCCTCTTCGTCTGAGTGAAGGAGAGGCGTCTGCATCGTCTCCATCAGTTCCAGCGTTGTGTTCCCACAGtcaatatgttatttttgtttgtctcctctcctgttctctgctccttttcctcctcaATGTTTTCGGCCAATCGTTTCTGTCTGGTtgcacttttccttttttttgttttgctgcctccttttctcctcttctcatgtattcctccttcccttccctttcctcctcctcttcctctctcttcgcTGTTGTTCCTCCTCcaccttgtgtttgtttttctttcctcttcctcatcttcctctccctcctggTGGTTACGGGTGAACAGCTGGCGCTGCTGCAGTACCGCCTCAGTATGTCCAGCATGCCGTGCCAACCCCACGCCCCACCAGGCTCTGGGACCCTCCACACCTACCAAGTACTTTTACCTTTTCATTCAGCCCCAGCCCTCTGGGGCCTCCTGGAGGTAACCGTCAGTCAGTTTCAGTCAGAGTCAAGGGTACTTCTCTCATGTTGACACGCACGCTGAGACTCCAGTCAGCAGCACATATCAGCTGATACGTTTTTATTCATAACCAGCCCTTATGTGGCTTTAGCTACTTTAAAACGCAGCTTATCAGTGAAACGGTGACCTGTAATGTTCAACATATTGTCACCATCGAcccaaataataaaacacactcAGACTCATTGACTAGTTCTACTTCCTGCTTCATTTTGGCTTCTTTGAATCCTCAGTTCAGGGAATAGTTCTCATCTCTTAATGTACCAGATTTTATAACTTTCAGGTGAGGAAATAAGACTTTTCTCCATCTTTTCTACTACTAGCAGCAGTTTACAATCATCAGCTGTTAAACTCTCTAGTGTCTCACATCCAGTCTGACTGTAAATGTGAACAGAGAAGTATCCTTGACGGGAAAAATAATCCTGGAATGAAGCTTTTGGAATCTTTTCAGCAGAGTTTTCCTGGTTTTGGTGTGGTTctctttgctgtttgtgttttttttttttaaagcatgctgctgctgttttgttttgtttttgttcacacTGTGTCTGATGTGCTTTGTTGCTTTCCATGTTCATGTGGTTGATAAATGTTTCTTTCTAATGACACGATGTAAAGCAAAAGATACTACTACATCTTAAAcaatcttgattttttttttacatgccaggataaaaaaaaaaaatcatttgattGGATAATTAGAACTATTAATATGATAAATGTTCAGaggtaatgtttgtgtttgctggTATTTTCCAGAGGAGGAAACATTGCTTTATTTTGACAAAGCAGCTTTGCTTTAAGCAGTTAACAGAGTACAGAGGTCCCACCAGTGTCATTTATTAATATATGATATGATCTTTACACTCAAatacagttgtgatgaagagctAGAAATCTTTATCTGTCCCTTATAAAATGGCTAAATTATATGtcagtagggctgtagtctgctggtcgattagttggtcgatatgctctcgtctgactaaattctcattggtcgaataatctccgtgttattttcataaggagaaaagtgctacatcaacagctttccaggattaatccattatttcctgcggcgggagggacagactaacaaattacctgtgaaaacaacgggggtgtattcaaaccccccccccccccccccccgacagtCCTTCACTGTCATAGTGTTAAATACCATGACATCCTTAATCTAGGATGAGAacaactgatttatttttaggATAATTTCAAAGTTTTTGGTTTTAActaaagagagagatgggtgtCATGTTGTTCTGATGTGCAAATGATGCCATCTGAAGattaaatgatattaaaaagaaaacaaagaaattcaTACTAGAATAAACACCTTCAGTCACCTTTGTTTCTACAGTTTGGGAACAAAAGAGCTGGAATGATAAATCATCCAGACTGATATAGAAGTAACAAGAAACTGCAGAAAGTATGTTTGAGTTCATTTAGaaacagtcatcatcatcatcagagagCCCTGACCAGTGGATTTATCCTGCTCAGTGTGTCTTGGTcacacaaaaaaattgaaagaaCACATGTGACATTATAGAAAgatgtgttttatatgtgatTCGTGTGTGTGGGACCTCTGTTCTCTACATAGAAAGCGCTCTGAGCCTTTTTGGTAATTGTTTGGCTGCTTTTGTTCTGGGAAGCATCATCATcggctgcttttttttaaattttgaaactGGGAGCTGACTGAGAtgatgagagagtgtgtgtgtgtgtgtgtgcagcacttTGTGACCGGTCGTCTTTTCAGGAACCCTTCAGCCCGACAGAGGAACACGTGCTGGTGGTTCGTCTCCTGGTCAAACATCTGCACGCCTTCTCCAACAGCCTGAAGCCCGAGCAGCTGTCGTCTTCACCCTCGGCTCACTCGCACACTCACACCAGCCCGCTGGAGGAGTTTAAGAGGTCAGTGTCATCGTATATGATACTGTTTCATACTGTAGTGACCTCTTCTCTTGTCTACCGTCTCTACATCATCCCAGTGGTAGAAAGAGGATGTTTAAATGGGATTGACTGATGTTCCAGTAATAAAAGGCTTTGCTGtaacttgtttttctgtgttaacTTATGCACATTGTTTTATGTCCTTGGTGTCTACAGAGTGGTGATGCAGCGGTTCGTTCAACAGAAACTTTACCTGTTCCTGCAGCACTGCTTCGGCCACTGGCCACTAGACGCCTCTTTCAGAGCTGTGAGTCTCCGTCACCTCGACTAGTCTGTAATGTTATACTTTAATATTTGTGGAGGTGGGAGTGTTCAGTCTTGTGCTCTTGGCAGTGAGGGGATTTGGGTTTGATTCGTTGCCCAAGAGAAGTTTGACAGTAGCTGTTGATAAAGAGTAGAAATGTCTAACTACAGAGTCgttatttcagttttgaagGCTGTGATAACACACTGGTTCAGCATGTGGTTTATCTATGTTGAGGTGTTGGAGACGTGGCTGAGCTACATCCAACCGTGGAGATACACAGGAGAGAAGAGCAACCCTCAGCCAGACCAGAACAGAACTGTGCCGGACAAATGGTGAGTCTGACAGCTTTGTTATTTGGGCAcctttctttaaaatgtttatagTGACATGAATAAAACAGGAATATATACAGAGTATGGGTATAATTGATCATTAGAATCTGGTGGTTATTGTCCTGTTAGGCCTtagatgattattattatcattgaaTCTGCTCTTGTGCAGGGAGTCGTTTGTTCAGGAGAACCTGCTGGTCTACACGAAGCTCTTCCAGGTGTTTCTGAACAGAGCAGTAAGAACAGACCTGGTTAACGCCAAAAATGCACTGATGGTCTTCAGGGTGGCCAAAGTCTTCGCTCAGCCAAACCTCTCAGAGATGATCCAGaaaggtgagagacagagacgCAAACAACACTGACGTGAACCGAGCTGAAGACATACATTTATACATCAACCAAATCTAAACTGgataaaatgacatcacttaCAACGCAGGCTTGAGAGGATCATGCTTGTGCTACAGAACTCAATAACATTTATATGATATTTTTACCCATCTGGACATCAACAGCATCCACTCTGTTACATCTGAGGGTTTTTTCTGCACCGCTGGCAAAGTCTGGTAGAAAtcagatgatattttaaaagctgGAATACTTTGTTGATGAGTTGAGACTGTAACACCAAGTTCTTGGATGATAAACTGTGAAAGGATCAAAAAATCCTTCACACTGTTGATCACTAGTACTCACTTTACTTACCTTCATCAGGAAATGTTCAAATCTTCACGGACATTTGAACATTTCCTGATGAAggcaaataaatatataaattgaGAACATAAAGCTAAATACTTCAGGATACTAGATAATAAGGCTTGATGAGAAATTGTTATGGTGCCTTTTTCCAGCTATAAACTTTTTTCAGAACTATCTCACAGATCTAtacaaacatattaaaacagaAACCGTCGTCTCTCTGCAGGAGAGCAGTTGTTTCTGGAACCCGAGCACGTCCTCCACCACCGGCAGCCCCGCGGCTACCTGACGCCCAGCCAAGGAGGCAGCTTCCTGTCGTCACGGCAACGGGTGGTGACAGACATGGTGTTCAGAGTGAAGAGTCAAGTGTACGCCTTGGAAGGCCAGGACTGCCAGTACAAACAGATGTTTGGCACCGAGCTCAGAGGAGCCGTAAGTTCACCTCGTCTCACATCTGCGGGGGATTCTTATGTTGGATTGACGTCAGGATCGTCTGTATTATCACCCTGAAGTCTCTGTTCTTCCAGAAGTGTGACATCATCCTGAAAAAACATATCGTTATTGCTCAAAGTGTtgattttcaatttcaatttcaatttttgCAGATCATGAAGTTAATCCAGATCATTGCACAAGCCAGACAGACGGCCAAGAGGATATCAGATCAGTCCAACGAGGTGGCGGCGAACACCTCCTTCCTGTCCTGGTTTGGCTTCGGCTCCCCCGATCTCAACAACACCTTCAACGGGGCCGAGCCCGAGGAGAGCGGCGAATGTCTGAAAAAGACCCACGAATTCCTGGAGAGAGCTTTAGAGAacttgtgtcaaatcttcaagGTCAGATTGATATGATTGTTGTTTAAGGTTTTTTCTCCTGATTCAGATGAGATGATTTATGCTTTAACCCTGGAAGATattcacttgatttgactcatttggacagtTTGTCCTCTGACAGGTGTCCACTTGGttaaaactgtcttttttttgtttcatagcTGAACCAAGTGCAGCTGACTCAGCTTATATCCAATCTGAGTTCTTCTCAGGACGACGGCAACTACAAGCAGCTGCCGGACTGCATCCAGGGAGAGAACGGACTCATCCTCACTGACCTGGGCAGGAGGCAGGTCAGTGTCTCACATTAATGCACAAGAGAAGGAGGACGTTTAAAAGAGCTGCGAGCCGTGCAGCAAAGACTAAAACCCctgactctctgtgtgtgtgtgtgtgtgtgtgtgtgtgtgtgtgtgtgtgtgtgtgtgtgtgtgtgtgtgtgtgtgtgtgtgtgtgtgtgtgtgtgtgtgtgtgtgtgtgtgtgtgtgtgtgtgtgtgtgtgtgtgtgtgtgcgtagaTAATAAACGGACTACGCAGGTTTGATATTCACTACCAAGGAGACCCGGAGCTGCAGCCCATCAGGAGCTATGAGAACGCCCTGCTGGTCAGGCTGTTCTACAGAATCTCCTCTCTGCTTAATGACAGAGTAAGTGCTGTCTGGATAATAATATTTATGatattgtaaaagaaaaagcCCAATAAAACCCTGTAAAGTATGTCTGAATAATATACAAAGAAGAACCAAATaacaaatattcaatttattcatttatgtaacGCCAAACAGGTCAAGACCCAGAAATACTGGAGGTTAAATATTAGAATTTCTGCTCCAAAACATCCAAAACATGGTGCAAAATTTTACTTGGTGGCATTTTTATATTTGcctctttaaagctgctgtaatcaatatttgtgtgttttcgcTCGTAGGGACAAA
It encodes:
- the smpd4 gene encoding sphingomyelin phosphodiesterase 4 isoform X4 yields the protein MAAPTLQQPGFLLANLKADSSNKPLIQRCQELVKIIDEYPAKELHTIFPWLVECVFGSLDGIIAGWNLRLLHSRSNEYNIVLDFLSPSGPMMKLVYKLQAEEYKYEIPVNYLPGPVKACIQEGVLPDCPLFHNKLQFPLSGLLMLNLALNPFEFFMFNFAYCLITPKIYPQGQNGSTTDSAYFVLVDTYLKYFLPSEGSVPPSPFSDSRGSVTAPSPRSSSVSFAGYGVHSPSLLKHHIFHQPSVNADPAAQEIWRSETLLQMFVEIWLHHYSLEMYQKLQSPQLALLQYRLSMSSMPCQPHAPPGSGTLHTYQEPFSPTEEHVLVVRLLVKHLHAFSNSLKPEQLSSSPSAHSHTHTSPLEEFKRVVMQRFVQQKLYLFLQHCFGHWPLDASFRAVLETWLSYIQPWRYTGEKSNPQPDQNRTVPDKWESFVQENLLVYTKLFQVFLNRAVRTDLVNAKNALMVFRVAKVFAQPNLSEMIQKGEQLFLEPEHVLHHRQPRGYLTPSQGGSFLSSRQRVVTDMVFRVKSQVYALEGQDCQYKQMFGTELRGAIMKLIQIIAQARQTAKRISDQSNEVAANTSFLSWFGFGSPDLNNTFNGAEPEESGECLKKTHEFLERALENLCQIFKLNQVQLTQLISNLSSSQDDGNYKQLPDCIQGENGLILTDLGRRQIINGLRRFDIHYQGDPELQPIRSYENALLVRLFYRISSLLNDRFGGHMNALCSRPDFLGRLGRRYLTDPDSSRRVKHSPLTRQTTERNRQPRLSLRVLASYRTLLLLLLFYMFGALLSFGPLSSTLLILTAGFLYGLVMTLFGDKLKTH
- the smpd4 gene encoding sphingomyelin phosphodiesterase 4 isoform X6 translates to MAAPTLQQPGFLLANLKADSSNKPLIQRCQELVKIIDEYPAKELHTIFPWLVECVFGSLDGIIAGWNLRLLHSRSNEYNIVLDFLSPSGPMMKLVYKLQAEEYKYEIPVNYLPGPVKACIQEGVLPDCPLFHNKLQFPLSGLLMLNLALNPFEFFMFNFAYCLITPKIYPQGQNGSTTDSAYFVLVDTYLKYFLPSEGSVPPSPFSDSRGSVTAPSPRSSSVSFAGYGVHSPSLLKHHIFHQPSVNADPAAQEIWRSETLLQMFVEIWLHHYSLEMYQKLQSPQEPFSPTEEHVLVVRLLVKHLHAFSNSLKPEQLSSSPSAHSHTHTSPLEEFKRVVMQRFVQQKLYLFLQHCFGHWPLDASFRAVLETWLSYIQPWRYTGEKSNPQPDQNRTVPDKWESFVQENLLVYTKLFQVFLNRAVRTDLVNAKNALMVFRVAKVFAQPNLSEMIQKGEQLFLEPEHVLHHRQPRGYLTPSQGGSFLSSRQRVVTDMVFRVKSQVYALEGQDCQYKQMFGTELRGAIMKLIQIIAQARQTAKRISDQSNEVAANTSFLSWFGFGSPDLNNTFNGAEPEESGECLKKTHEFLERALENLCQIFKLNQVQLTQLISNLSSSQDDGNYKQLPDCIQGENGLILTDLGRRQIINGLRRFDIHYQGDPELQPIRSYENALLVRLFYRISSLLNDRFGGHMNALCSRPDFLGRLGRRYLTDPDSSRRVKHSPLTRQTTERNRQPRLSLRVLASYRTLLLLLLFYMFGALLSFGPLSSTLLILTAGFLYGLVMTLFGDKLKTH